A genomic region of Bradyrhizobium sp. ORS 278 contains the following coding sequences:
- a CDS encoding MotA/TolQ/ExbB proton channel family protein has protein sequence MSVVSSADRVEPARDPAERGPLLLWMIFTGLTVFAAVVLARYGYFRLMVASDRTYISSVIAVLYIVTCCHCFWRTRAIAREADAARGCRAVLVGPDAERALEPDAQLLPKGLVTNHIKSLVTKARTQAAGRLDQTLLLRTLADRLRGSNGFGGFASDTLMKLGLLGTIIGFIIMLAPIAGLDVNDKLAMKSSMGLMSDGMAVAMYTTLAGLVGSILVRIQYYMLDAATGRVFSDAVMLTETRVTPRLERAMERAAEQGA, from the coding sequence ATGAGCGTGGTCAGCAGTGCCGACAGAGTGGAACCTGCGCGTGACCCCGCCGAGCGCGGGCCGCTGCTGCTCTGGATGATCTTCACCGGGCTGACCGTATTCGCAGCCGTGGTGCTGGCGCGCTACGGCTACTTCCGTCTGATGGTCGCCTCGGACCGCACCTACATTTCCAGCGTCATCGCCGTGCTCTACATCGTGACCTGCTGCCACTGTTTCTGGCGCACCAGGGCGATCGCGCGCGAGGCCGACGCGGCGCGCGGCTGTCGCGCAGTCCTGGTCGGGCCGGACGCGGAGCGCGCGCTGGAGCCGGACGCGCAGTTGCTTCCCAAGGGGCTCGTGACCAACCATATCAAGAGCCTCGTCACCAAGGCGAGGACGCAAGCGGCAGGGCGGCTCGATCAGACGCTCCTGTTGCGCACGCTCGCCGACCGCCTGCGCGGCTCCAACGGCTTCGGCGGCTTCGCATCCGACACGCTGATGAAGCTCGGCCTGCTCGGCACCATCATCGGCTTCATCATCATGCTGGCGCCGATCGCCGGCCTCGACGTGAATGACAAGCTCGCGATGAAATCCTCGATGGGGCTGATGAGCGACGGCATGGCGGTTGCCATGTACACCACGCTCGCCGGCCTCGTCGGTTCGATCCTGGTGCGCATCCAGTACTACATGCTGGACGCCGCCACCGGCCGTGTGTTCTCCGATGCCGTCATGCTGACGGAGACGCGGGTGACGCCGCGACTCGAGCGGGCGATGGAGCGCGCGGCGGAGCAGGGCGCATGA
- a CDS encoding TetR family transcriptional regulator, whose protein sequence is MNEAVVLTSERILEVTEDVLRRYGLAKATVVDVARALDVSHGSVYRHFPSKASLREAVAKRWLERVSRPLAQIAAEPGPAPAKLERWLRELFDAKHKRVCEDPEMFATYLTLAREACSVVKAHKQDLIAQVEGMITEGVAQGAFEVDDPKTAAAAIFDATRSFHHPAHADEWADCTCSTRVDAVLKLLLRGLAAR, encoded by the coding sequence ATGAATGAGGCCGTGGTTCTGACATCCGAGCGCATCCTCGAAGTCACCGAGGACGTGTTGCGCCGTTATGGGCTCGCCAAAGCGACGGTCGTCGACGTCGCGAGAGCGCTCGATGTCAGCCACGGCTCCGTCTACCGCCACTTTCCGAGCAAGGCCTCGCTGCGCGAGGCGGTGGCCAAGCGCTGGCTCGAGCGCGTCAGCAGGCCCTTGGCGCAGATCGCGGCGGAGCCCGGGCCTGCGCCGGCCAAGCTGGAGCGCTGGTTGCGCGAGTTGTTCGACGCCAAGCATAAGCGCGTATGCGAAGATCCCGAGATGTTCGCCACCTATCTGACGCTCGCGCGCGAGGCCTGTTCGGTGGTCAAGGCCCATAAACAGGACCTGATTGCCCAGGTCGAGGGGATGATCACCGAGGGCGTCGCCCAGGGCGCGTTCGAGGTCGACGATCCCAAGACCGCCGCCGCCGCGATCTTCGATGCGACCCGCAGCTTTCATCATCCGGCTCACGCCGACGAATGGGCCGATTGCACGTGCTCGACGCGGGTCGATGCGGTGCTGAAATTGCTGTTGCGCGGGCTGGCGGCGCGCTAG